A genomic region of Melopsittacus undulatus isolate bMelUnd1 chromosome 5, bMelUnd1.mat.Z, whole genome shotgun sequence contains the following coding sequences:
- the LOC101873355 gene encoding noggin-like: protein MDGAHRRCLLLLLLCLLPQQSIPGPPPPLAEPQEPPLPPSGTADPSARILRGRPSAPVRPYSLSLSPEDYHYYPKPRHLRHGQLRRLLGSAFDPFWMATAEPRRRNSSILEDTLETQSRDLADGAGRYRRKLWREAEGLELPALVPPELQGAVSHSLRQWLVEQAACRLTSSWVDLGAVFWPRWVRHTACETGPRSCSWPPGMGCRPAQLTHIKLLAWHCWAVQQPGPPRCAWRQIPYPVVAACKCSCR from the coding sequence ATGGACGGAGCACATCGgcgctgcctcctcctcctcctgctctgcctgctcccacagcagagcatcccaggcCCGCCGCCACCTCTGGCTGAACCCCAGgagccgccgctgccgccgtCGGGCACCGCTGACCCCAGTGCCCGCATCCTGCGCGGCCGCCCCTCGGCCCCGGTGCGGCCGTACAGCCTCTCGCTCTCACCTGAGGACTACCACTACTACCCCAAGCCGCGGCACCTGCGGCACGGGCAGCTGCGCCGGCTGCTGGGCTCAGCCTTCGACCCGTTTTGGATGGCCACCGCGGAGCCGCGCCGCCGCAACAGCAGCATCCTCGAGGACACCCTGGAGACCCAGAGCCGGGACCTGGCGGACGGCGCCGGGCGCTACCGCCGCAAGCTGTGGCGAGAGGctgaggggctggagctgcccgCGCTGGTGCCCCCTGAGCTGCAGGGCGCCGTGTCCCACAGCCTGCGGCAGTGGCTGGTGGAGCAGGCTGCCTGCCGCCTCACCTCCTCATGGGTTGACCTGGGAGCTGTGTTCTGGCCGCGCTGGGTGCGCCACACTGCCTGCGAGACCGGGCCCCGCAGCTGCTCCTGGCCCCCCGGCATGGGCTGCCGCCCCGCACAGCTCACACACATCAAGCTGCTGGCCTGGCACTGCTGGGCAGTGCAGCAACCCGGGCCCCCGCGCTGCGCATGGCGGCAGATCCCGTACCCGGTTGTGGCCGCCTGCAAGTGCTCCTGCCGCTGA
- the H1-0 gene encoding histone H1.0, which translates to MSDIPIPLPAPAPKPKRARAARRPAAHPTYSDMIAAAIRAEKSRGGSSRQSIQKYVKSHYKVGQNADAQIRLAIRRLVATGVLKQTKGVGASGSFRLAKGNKAKRSPSRKRKKAARRSTSPRRAARRRRSKSPAKKPKSAAKRARKKSRTSPKKAKRPKTVRAKSRKASRPKKAKRSKPKAKSSARKSPKKK; encoded by the coding sequence ATGTCGGACATCCCCATCCCGCTCCCGGCTCCGGCCCCCAAGCCCAAGCGGGCCAGGGCGGCGCGGCGTCCGGCGGCTCATCCGACCTACTCGGACATGATCGCGGCGGCCATCCGCGCCGAGAAGAGCCGCGGCGGGTCATCCCGGCAGTCCATCCAGAAGTACGTGAAGAGCCACTACAAGGTGGGCCAGAACGCCGATGCCCAGATCAGGCTCGCCATCCGACGCCTCGTCGCCACTGGTGTCCTCAAGCAGACCAAAGGTGTTGGCGCCTCCGGCTCTTTCCGCCTGGCCAAGGGCAACAAGGCGAAGAGGTCTCCATctaggaagaggaagaaggcgGCCAGGAGATCCACATCTCCCCGGAGAGCGGCTCGGCGCAGGAGAAGCAAGTCTCCAGCAAAGAAGCCCAAGTCTGCCGCTAAAAGAGCCAGGAAGAAGTCGAGGACCAGCCCGAAGAAAGCCAAGAGGCCAAAGACTGTTAGAGCCAAGTCGCGGAAGGCATCCAGGCCCAAGAAGGCAAAGCGGTCGAAACCCAAGGCCAAGTCCAGCGCCCGGAAATCACccaagaagaaataa
- the ANKRD54 gene encoding ankyrin repeat domain-containing protein 54, with translation MEGGGGAAAEPDAGLEPEQDQASEPAPEQALGAGLTLGPAAGAPVGYLHVLWQREEPTGKISARRLRRAARLHRWLGPTGKETHALKRLREAANSNDLDTVQQLLEDGTDPCAADDKGRTALHFASCNGNDHIVQLLLDHGADPNQRDGLGNTPLHLAACTNHVPVITTLLRGGARVDALDRAGRTPLHLAKSKLNILQEGISHSLEAVRLEVKQIIQMLREYLDRLGRHEQKEQLDDLCSRLQMTSTKEQVDEVTDLLASFTSLSLQMQKMEKR, from the exons atggaggggggcggcggggccgcaGCAGAGCCCGATGCAGGGCTGGAGCCGGAGCAGGATCAGGCGTCAGAGCCGGCGCCAGAGCAGGCGCTGGGGGCCGGGTTGACGCTGGGGCCGGCGGCGGGCGCTCCCGTCGGTTACCTGCACGTCCTGTGGCAGCGGGAGGAGCCCACGGGCAAGATCTCGGCCCGCCGCCTGCGCAGGGCCGCCCGTCTCCACCGCTGGCTGGGGCCTACGGGCAAGGAGACCCACG CTCTGAAAAGGTTGCGTGAAGCTGCCAATAGCAATGACTTGGACACAG TGCAGCAACTCTTGGAGGACGGAACTGACCCCTGTGCTGCGGATGACAAAGGCCGGACAGCCCTGCACTTTGCCTCCTGCAATGGCAATGATCACATTG TGCAACTGCTTCTGGACCATGGGGCTGACCCAAATCAGAGAGATGGCCTGGGAAATACTCCCTTACACTTGG ctgcctgcacGAACCACGTTCCTGTCATCACCACACTGCTGCGCGGAG GGGCCAGAGTCGATGCCTTGGATCGAGCTGGCAGAACGCCTCTGCACCTAGCTAAATCAAAGCTAAATATCCTGCAGGAAGGAATCTCCCACAGCCTGGAGGCTGTACGCCTTGAAGTTAAACAG ATTATCCAGATGTTGCGGGAATATCTGGACCGCCTGGGGAGGCATGAGCAAAAGGAACAGCTGGATGACCTCTGCTCCAGGTTACAGATGACCAGTACAAAGGAGCAG GTGGATGAGGTTACAGACCTCCTGGCCAGCTTCACATCGCTCAGCCTGCAGATGCAGAAGATGGAGAAGAGGTAA
- the GALR3 gene encoding galanin receptor type 3: MPGGWNASSNSPELRAAGIIVPVIFSLIFLLGTMGNGLVLAVLLRNGQVINTTNLFILNLAMADLCFIICCVPFQATIYTLDGWLFGAFACKAVHFLIYLTMYASSFTLAAVSIDRYLAIRYPLKSRDLRTSRNAGVAIVAIWSLSLLFAGPYLSYYQIVHYHGVPICVPIWEDQRRKILDILTFVFGYLLPVTIVSLAYARTIKFLWTSVDPIERISDSRKAKRKVTKMIVAVAILFCLCWLPHHLVILCFWFGHFPFNRATYVCRLASHCLSYANSCLNPIVYALISKHFRKRFKQVFTCLFLQNKTRKKKKRFGKKVHVVNVGKGFTSSTRGFYGANSEVAQVPEGNTRKRDPEGAGHARAWTHQLQDAMFSAQKGILEEESLATAAHPLAMTPKRSSGVFDCSLQMDKVKKPVFQPVPEGLLPPL, translated from the exons ATGCCAGGGGGATGGAACGCCTCTTCCAACAGTCCAGAGCTGCGAGCAGCCGGGATTATTGTGCCCGTCATCTTCTCCCTCATCTTCCTCCTGGGCACCATGGGGAATGGCCTGGTGCTGGCCGTGCTGCTGCGGAATGGCCAAGTCATTAACACTACCAACCTCTTCATACTTAACCTGGCCATGGCTGACCTGTGCTTCATCATCTGCTGTGTCCCCTTCCAGGCCACCATTTACACCCTGGATGGGTGGCTTTTTGGGGCCTTTGCCTGCAAGGCTGTGCATTTCCTGATCTACCTCACCATGTACGCCAGCAGCTTCACCCTGGCTGCTGTCTCTATTGACAG GTACCTGGCCATTCGCTATCCACTGAAGTCCCGGGATCTCCGCACCTCTCGAAACGCAGGAGTGGCCATTGTAGCAATCTGGTCACTGTCGCTGCTCTTTGCGGGGCCTTACCTCAGTTACTACCAGATTGTCCATTACCATGGGGTGCCCATCTGCGTCCCCATCTGGGAGGACCAGCGCCGGAAGATTCTGGACATCCTCACGTTTGTCTTTGGATACCTTCTGCCTGTGACCATTGTGAGCCTGGCATATGCCAGAACCATCAAGTTCCTGTGGACCTCCGTAGATCCCATAGAAAGGATCTCAGATTCCCGGAAGGCCAAGCGTAAGGTCACCAAGATGATTGTGGCTGTGGCCATCCTGTTCTGCCTCTGCTGGCTGCCCCACCACCTGGTCATCCTGTGCTTCTGGTTCGGACACTTCCCCTTCAACCGAGCCACTTATGTTTGCCGCCTGGCTTCCCACTGCCTCTCCTATGCCAACTCCTGCCTCAACCCCATCGTCTATGCCCTCATCTCTAAGCATTTCCGCAAGCGTTTCAAGCAGGTCTTCACCTGCCTCTTCCTCCAGAACAAGaccaggaagaagaagaagagattTGGGAAGAAAGTCCATGTGGTCAATGTGGGCAAAGGtttcaccagcagcaccagaggtTTCTATGGAGCCAACAGTGAAGTGGCTCAGGTCCCAGAGGGGAACACCAGGAAGAGGGACCCTGAAGGTGCCGGTCATGCCAGAGCATGGACTCACCAGCTACAAGATGCTATGTTCTCTGCTCAGAAGGGGATACTGGAGGAGGAAAGCTTGGCAACAGCTGCCCATCCCCTAGCTATGACACCCAAGAGGAGCTCAGGAGTTTTTGACTGTTCACTGCAGATGGACAAAGTGaagaaacctgttttccagcca GTTCCTGAGGGACTGCTGCCTCCGCTTTGA
- the GCAT gene encoding 2-amino-3-ketobutyrate coenzyme A ligase, mitochondrial — protein MRMWRGAAVRMLRGDGAGTPRSASGAASAQLRRLLENELEGIRGAGTWKSERIIASRQGPHLRLAGGGAGILNFCANNYLGLSSHPEVIRAAVEALEKFGAGLSSVRFICGTQSIHKDLEEKITRFHQREDAILYPSCFDANAGIFEALLTPEDAVLSDELNHASIIDGIRLCKANKYRYKHMDMQDLEAKLQDAQKHRLRLVATDGAFSMDGDIAPLREICQLAQKYDALVFIDECHATGFLGPNGRGTYELLGVMDKVTIINSTLGKALGGAAGGYTTGPKPLIDLLRQRSRPYLFSNSLPPAVVGCASKALDLLMESNAIAQSMAAKTQRFRSKMTAAGFTISGKDHPICPVMLGDARLAAVMAEDMLNRGIYVIGFSYPVVPKGKARIRVQISAVHSDEDIDHCVEAFTEVGRKHGAIP, from the exons ATGAGGATGTGGCGCGGCGCGGCGGTGCGGATGCTGCGGGGCGATGGGGCCGGGACCCCCCGGTCTGCATCGGGAGCGGCCTCGGCTCAGCTCCGCCGGCTGCTGGAGAACGAGCTGGAGGGCATCCGGGGGGCCGGCACTTGGAAGAGCGAGCGGATCATCGCCTCCCGACAAGGCCCCCACCTCCGCTTGGCGGGCGGAGGAGCCG GGATCCTCAATTTCTGTGCCAATAACTATCTGGGGCTCTCCAGCCACCCCGAGGTGATCCGCGCTGCAGTGGAGGCCCTGGAGAAGTTCGGCGCTGGGCTCAGCTCTGTCCGCTTTATCTGTGGTACCCAG AGCATACACAAGGACCTGGAGGAGAAGATTACACGTTTCCACCAGCGGGAAGATGCCATTCTCTATCCCAGCTGCTTTGATGCCAACGCTGGCATCTTTGAG GCCCTGCTGACCCCAGAGGATGCAGTGCTGTCAGATGAGCTGAACCATGCCTCCATCATTGATGGGATCCGCTTGTGCAAGGCAAACAAGTACCGCTACAAGCACATGGACATGCAGGACCTGGAGGCCAAGCTGCAGGATGCACAG AAACATCGTCTGCGGCTGGTGGCCACTGATGGTGCCTTCTCCATGGATGGTGACATTGCACCCCTGAGGGAGATCTGCCAGCTGGCCCAGAAGTACGATGCCCTAGTCTTCATTGACGAATGCCATGCCACAGGCTTCCTGGGACCCAATGGCCG GGGTACCTATGAGCTCCTGGGAGTGATGGACAAGGTCACCATCATCAATTCCACCCTGGGAAAAGCTCTtggaggagctgcag GTGGGTACACGACTGGCCCCAAACCCCTCATTGATTTGCTCCGACAACGTTCCCGCCCATACCTCTTCTCCAACAGCCTGCCCCCCGCCGTGGTGGGCTGTGCATCCAAGGCCCTGGACCTGCTCATGGAGAGCAATGCCATTGCACAGTCCATGGCTGCCAAGACCCAACG GTTCAGAAGTAAGATGACTGCAGCTGGCTTCACTATCTCAGGGAAAGACCACCCCATCTGTCCTGTCATGCTTGGGGATGCTCGGCTGGCTGCAGTGATGGCTGAGGACATGCTGAACAGAG GCATTTATGTCATTGGCTTCAGCTACCCTGTGGTCCCCAAGGGGAAAGCGCGTATCCGGGTCCAGATCTCAGCTGTACACAGCGATGAGGATATTGACCACTGTGTGGAAGCCTTCACCGAGGTGGGACGGAAACATGGAGCGATACCTTGA
- the EIF3L gene encoding eukaryotic translation initiation factor 3 subunit L, with amino-acid sequence MAYPGEDYDTDAAYDPYAYSNDYDMHTGDPKQDLAYERQYEQQTYQVIPEVIKNFIQYFHKTVSDLIDQKVYELQASRVSSDVIDQKVYEIQDIYENSWTKLTERFFKNTPWPEAEAIAPQVGNDAVFLILYKELYYRHIYAKVSGGPTLEQRFESYYNYCNLFNYILNADGPAPLELPNQWLWDIIDEFIYQFQSFSQYRCKTAKKSEEEIDFLRSNPKIWNVHSVLNVLHSLVDKSNINRQLEVYTSGGDPESVAGEYGRHSLYKMLGYFSLVGLLRLHSLLGDYYQAIKVLENIELNKKSMYSRVPECQVTTYYYVGFAYLMMRRYQDAIRVFANILLYIQRTKSMFQRTTYKYEMINKQNEQMHALLAIALTMYPMRIDESIHLQLREKYGDKMLRMQKGDAQVYEELFSYACPKFLSPVVPNYDNVHPNYHKEPFLQQLKVFADEVQQQAQLSTIRSFLKLYTTMPVAKLAGFLDLTEQEFRIQLLVFKHKMKNLVWTSGISALDGEFQSASEVDFYIDKDMIHIADTKVARRYGDFFIRQIHKFEELNRTLKKMGQRP; translated from the exons ATGGCCTACCCGGGGGAGGACTACGACACCGAT GCCGCCTACGATCCCTATGCCTACTCCAACGACTATGATATGCACACGG gagACCCGAAGCAGGACCTGGCTTACGAGCGCCAGTACGAGCAGCAGACCTACCAGGTGATCCCCGAAGTGATCAAGAACTTCATTCAGTACTTTCACAAGACAGTGTCGGATCTCATCGACCAGAAGGTGTACGAACTCCAGGCCAGCCGTGTGTCCAGTGATGTTATTGACCAGAAAGTGTATGAGATCCAGGACATCTATGAGAACAG CTGGACAAAGTTGACGGAAAGGTTTTTTAAGAATACCCCATGGCCAGAGGCTGAGGCCATTGCTCCTCAGGTTGGAAATG ATGCTGTTTTCCTCATCCTATACAAGGAGCTGTATTATAGGCACATCTATGCCAAAGTCAGC GGGGGACCTACGCTGGAGCAGAGATTTGAATCCTATTACAACTACTGCAATCTCTTCAACTACATCCTCA ATGCTGATGGCCCTGCTCCTCTGGAACTTCCTAACCAGTGGCTCTGGGATATCATTGATGAATTCATTTACCAG TTCCAATCTTTCAGCCAGTACCGCTGCAAGACAgccaagaaatctgaagaggaaaTTGATTTCCTTCGTTCCAACCCCAAGATCTGGAATGTCCACAGTGTCCTTAATGTGCTGCACTCTCTGGTAGACAAATCCAACATTAACCGACAACTGGAGGTCTATACTAGTGGAG GTGACCCTGAAAGTGTGGCTGGTGAATATGGTCGCCACTCCCTTTACAAGATGCTGGGCTATTTCAGCCTGGTTGGGCTCCTGCGTCTGCACTCTCTGCTGGGGGATTACTACCAAGCAATCAAGGTTCTGGAGAACATAGAGCTCAACAAGAAG AGCATGTATTCCCGGGTGCCTGAATGCCAAGTAACCACGTATTACTACGTGGGCTTTGCATACCTGATGATGCGACGTTACCAGGATGCCATCCGTGTCTTTGCCAACATCCTCCTCTACATCCAGAGGACCAAGAGCATGTTTCAGAGGACAACCTACAAGTATGAGATG ATTAACAAGCAGAATGAACAGATGCATGCACTGCTGGCCATTGCCCTCACCATGTACCCCATGCGCATAGATGAGAGCATCCACCTGCAGCTACGAGAGAAATACGGGGATAAGATGCTGCGCATGCAGAAGGGTGATGCACAAGTCTATGAGGAGCTCTTCAGTTACGCCTGCCCCAAGTTCCTCTCCCCTGTGGTGCCCAATTACGACAATGTGCACCCTAACTACCACAAGGAgccctttctgcagcagctcaagGTCTTTGCTGATGAGGTTCAGCAGCAGGCCCAGCTCTCTACCATCCGTAGCTTCCTCAAGCTCTATACCACCATGCCTGTGGCGAAGCTGGCTGGCTTCTTAGACCTTACAGAACAGGAGTTTCGTATCCAACTGCTTGTCTTCAAGCATAAGATGAAGAACCTGGTATGGACCAGTGGCATATCTGCCCTGGATGGGGAGTTCCAGTCTGCCTCTGAGGTTGACTTCTATATTGACAAG GACATGATCCATATTGCGGACACAAAGGTTGCTCGACGCTATGGGGACTTCTTCATCCGCCAGATCCACAAGTTTGAGGAG